The genomic region GCGCACTGCCGCTTTGGTCTGCACACCAGCCTGCTTGAGGGAATCAACAACAAGATCAAGGTGATAAAACGTATGGCTTACGGCTTTCGGGACGACGAATACTTTTTCCTCAAGATCAGGGCTGCGTTTCCCGGAATTCCGCGATGAACCTCTTTTTTCCGACGAGCAGGACTCTATCGCAAGTCGCCCCCGCATTATCCTCTCACAATAATCCGCCCTCCCAGTTCATCACCGTGGTCCTTCCCGGGTCGGCTACTTCTTTGGGCCGGGTCTCTTCCAGATTCACGAACCAACGATAGCCGGCGTTTTCCAGCAGCTGGCGGTGTTCGGAAAAGTCCACGGGCCAGCTCGGGAACAGCCAGAGGTTCTGCCCCAGGGTCCGCGGCCAGTAGACCTCGCCCTTGGGGCTGGTGAGCGGTTCGCGCTGTTTGACCGGCGCCGGCACGTGTCGTGACACGCACGCCGGCCAGAAACCGGCTGTGACCATGCCGAGCGGCAG from Oceanidesulfovibrio indonesiensis harbors:
- a CDS encoding transposase, which translates into the protein AHCRFGLHTSLLEGINNKIKVIKRMAYGFRDDEYFFLKIRAAFPGIPR